One window of Aspergillus oryzae RIB40 DNA, chromosome 3 genomic DNA carries:
- a CDS encoding putative MFS multidrug transporter (synaptic vesicle transporter SVOP and related transporters (major facilitator superfamily)), with protein MAPLSDQAINRDEKLHESGASSSSQVDGGFEKEAEPPLHKPQLGLANDPAAAGTTFHQLENTALDGGKIELTEEECYDQLGYSFPSWRKWMIISVIFLVQVSMNFNTSLYSNALGGISEEFGVSMQAARCGAMIFLVLYAFGCELWAPWSEELGRKPILQASLFLVNVWQLPVALAPNFASIMVGRALGGLSSAGGSVTLGMIADLWEADDQQYAVACVVFSSVGGSVLGPVVGGFVEAYLPWRWNIWIQLIFGGFVQIAHFLLVPETRTTILMDRIAKKKRESGENPNLYGPNELIPYRERFSMREILVTWVRPFKMFLTEPIVLTLSLLSGFSDALIFMFIQSFGLVYAQWNFSTVALGLSFLPILVGYFIAWASFVPAIRRNVYERRMRPDDEHTQYESRLWWLLYTAPCLPIGLIGFAWTSLPQTHWIGTMVFSAIVGIANYSIYMATIDYMVCAYGPYSASATGGNGWARDFLAGVLTIPATPFYQNIGGKYHLEYASTILFCISFVLVIAVYVIYWKGPTLRKRSPFAQQLSDARVEMQTHGRRLSKIPSGSRANSFARSQQNLRIRQNLGSRQGSYIGSRPASHANSRVNSRVNSRRNSVNQ; from the exons ATGGCTCCCCTTTCGGACCAGGCCATAAACAGGGATGAGAAGCTCCATGAGTCGGGggcttcctcctcatctcaGGTCGATGGAGGATTTGAAAAAGAGGCTGAGCCTCCCCTGCACAAACCCCAGCTGGGTTTAGCAAATGACCCTGCGGCTGCTGGAACTACCTTCCATCAGCTGGAAAACACCGCCTTGGACGGGGGGAAGATCGAGTtgacagaagaagaatgctaCGATCAGCTGGGCTACTCTTTCCCAAGTTGGAGAAAATGGATGATTATCTCAGttatcttccttgtccaGGTTTCTATGAATTTCAACACCAGTTTGTATTCTAATGCGCTGGGGGGTATTTCGGAGGAATTTGGCGTCAGCATGCAAGCTGCTCGTTGTGGAGCGATGATCTTCCTTGTGCTCTATGCGTTTGGTTGCGAGCTATGGGCTCCGTGGAGCGAGGAACTGGGTCGCAAACCGATTCTGCAGGCAAGCTTGTTCCTGGTCAATGTCTGGCAACTCCCTGTTGCCCTCGCCCCGAATTTTGCCTCTATTATGGTTGGCCGTGCGCTAGGTGGTCTTAGCTCCGCTGGAGGATCGGTCACTCTCGGTATGATTGCAGATCTGTGGGAAGCTGATGACCAGCAATATGCTGTAGCCTGTGtggtcttctcttctgttGGTGGATCGGTACTTGGACCAGTTGTGGGTGGATTTGTTGAAGCATACCTGCCATGGCGCTGGAACATCTGGATCCAGCTCAtttttggaggatttgtCCAGATTGCCCAtttcctcctcgtccccGAGACCCGTACTACTATTCTGATGGACCGGAttgccaagaaaaagagagagagcggCGAAAATCCTAACCTCTATGGTCCTAACGAGCTCATCCCCTACAGGGAGCGATTCTCCATGAGGGAAATTCTGGTCACCTGGGTCCGTCCCTTCAAGATGTTCTTGACTGAGCCGATCGTCCTtaccctctctcttttgaGTGGATTCAGTGATGCCCTGATCTTCATGTTCATTCAATCATTTGGTCTCGTGTATGCCCAATGGAACTTCAGCACCGTGGCATTGGGCCTCTCGTTCCTTCCAATTCTCGTGGGTTATTTCATTGCCTGGGCTTCGTTTGTCCCCGCGATCAGAAGAAACGTCTACGAACGGCGGATGAGGCCAGATGACGAGCATACCCAATATGAATCCCGACTctggtggttgttgtacACTGCGCCCTGTCTTCCCATTGGTTTGATTGGCTTCGCATGGACCAGTCTACCCCAGACACACTGGATTGGAACTATGGTTTTCTCGGCGATCGTCGGTATTGCTAACTATAGTATTTACATGGCTACTATCGACTACATGGTCTGTGCATACGGTCCGTACTCGGCCTCAGCGACGGGTGGAAATGGATGGGCGAGAGACTTCCTCGCTGGTGTTCTTACCATCCCTGCTACTCCTTTCTATCAGA ATATTGGCGGAAAGTACCATCTGGAGTACGCATCTACGATTCTATTCTGCATCTCATTCGTGCTTGTAATTGCGGTATATGTGATCTATTGGAAAGGACCAACATTACGCAAGCGCTCGCCCTTTGCCCAGCAATTATCCGATGCCCGCGTCGAAATGCAAACCCATGGTCGCCGGCTTTCTAAGATCCCCTCCGGGTCCCGGGCGAACTCCTTTGCTCGGTCTCAGCAGAACTTGCGCATCCGTCAAAATCTTGGGAGCCGTCAAGGCAGCTATATTGGATCCCGCCCTGCTTCACATGCCAACTCCCGTGTGAATTCACGCGTCAACTCTCGCCGAAACAGTGTTAATCAATAG
- a CDS encoding 4a-hydroxytetrahydrobiopterin dehydratase (predicted protein) — protein sequence MAAAPKFARGMNKGQLQPELNSLLEQGWALDEDGMGVKKTYYFKTYFKAVSFVNVVASQSAAKKHHPTITVRIGSVDIHWTTHQPRGLTDKDLTMAQHCDEAAELMGAVEKDQGKKCGPSSPTPSSPGL from the exons ATGGCCGCAGCACCGAAATTTGCCCGAGGCATGAACAAAGGCCAATTGCAACCGGAGCTGAACTCGTTACTGGAACAAGGGTGGGcgctggatgaggatggaatgGGCGTGAAGAAGACATACTACTTCAAAACATATTTCAAGGCGGTG AGCTTCGTCAACGTCGTCGCATCGCAAAGTGCAGCCAAGAAACACCACCCAACCATCACAGTC AGAATCGGCTCCGTCGACATCCACTGGACCACGCACCAACCACGCGGTCTAACCGATAAAGATCTGACAATGGCGCAACACTGCGACGAGGCGGCAGAGTTAATGGGCGCTGTGGAAAAGGATCAGGGCAAGAAATGCGgtccttcttccccgacTCCCTCTTCGCCGGGGTTATAG
- a CDS encoding uncharacterized protein (dehydrogenases with different specificities (related to short-chain alcohol dehydrogenases)) yields MSVIDWGVVAPWTRCSFVLTGASEGGLGGATALALASARPSHLVLLARTENKVRTVISTIKEISPETQPAFVHIELEDLDSVRRAAADVLSLTSKIDVLINNAGVMAIPWSKSKSGLEKTLAINHIGHFLLTKLLMPSILAAGPGSRIVNVTSAAYRMAPFFFDDWNFSDGQTYHPLAAYGQSKTANILFTVGLAQRYKEHGILSFAAHPGYIPGTSLLLHGPDLDPSAMDEVARKNTGFPFGPDPPKSLEQGISTTLVAALSPELTDASGAYMEDCQVCEAREYARDPKLADRLWSLSEELASEAF; encoded by the exons ATGTCAGTGATCGACTGGGGCGTTGTAGCGCCCTGGACACGGTGTTCAT TTGTCCTTACTGGCGCCAGTGAGGGCGGACTCGGAGGTGCTACTGCTCTTGCTCTGGCATCTGCACGACCCTCCCATTTAGTTTTACTCGCTCGCACAGAGAACAAGGTGCGCACTGTCATCTCCACAATCAAAGAGATTAGTCCCGAGACCCAGCCTGCTTTTGTGCACATCGAACTTGAAGACCTTGACTCCGTTCGTCGGGCTGCAGCAGATGTTCTTAGCCTTACCTCTAAGATTGATGTGCTGATTAACAATGCCGGTGTTATGGCTATCCCTTGGAGCAAGAGTAAAAGTGGTTTGGAAAAGACCCTAGCTATTAACCATATTGGGCATTTCCTCCTTACGAAACTGCTGATGCCTTCTATACTTGCCGCTGGCCCTGGATCTCGCATCGTCAATGTCACCAGTGCAGCATACCGCATGGCGCCGTTTTTCTTCGATGACTGGAATTTCTCA GACGGCCAAACGTATCACCCGTTGGCCGCGTACGGACAGTCCAAGACAGCGAATATCCTATTCACGGTTGGCTTAGCACAGCGCTATAAAGAGCATGGCATACTGTCATTTGCGGCTCACCCTGGCT ATATTCCGGGGACCTCCCTTCTCTTGCATGGCCCCGACCTTGATCCCAGCGCTATGGATGAAGTAGCCCGCAAGAATACTGGATTCCCATTCGGTCCAGACCCGCCAAAGTCTCTGGAGCAGGGCATCTCTACCACACTTGTAGCAGCATTATCCCCGGAGTTGACGGACGCAAGTGGTGCTTATATGGAAGATTGTCAAGTTTGCGAGGCACGAGAGTACGCTAGGGATCCCAAGCTGGCCGACCGGCTCTGGAGTCTAAGCGAGGAGCTCGCGAGTGAGGCTTTTTGA
- a CDS encoding peptidase family M20/M25/M40 protein (predicted protein) has translation MTVNTEPPKSSVSERRGQTLAPLQTNFSRPSARPTVVATRPNRPRPEYQNDGEAGERVPLQTPVKRQSSKSGLRSIFSREKLPHKESTDSKLSEIEERQDPAAQAAPDLAVPISPTLATPKTAFSTPTVMTSPIVDPHRSKASKSRQKTSEDKPAAGEIGWKPPPLFQAYPQAIKHDNLPTPSLSAESILRIQATTSAKQSSTQNESPQAENPAARKKEAKEKKKHMRSLSETIGKSDWSPKIYVLVTTGYILQYAGSGKYDRLPEKMLQLGPKSVAFASDAIPGKHWVLQISQINDENNATSTDTHRHLFSRFGFHRSHARRLTRSLLLVFNTPEEMSSWLLAVRAQIEARGGKKYVSERAVDDDTEHQLESKPSTRQLVKKDPNRFSQAYLHPQPVIGVDDKEFSDQSRRSSYISYNRRSIVTQATPESRSESMSTTQTEVTSPVSGQTRFYSMGMKPEANGASSPPNGSAISTVLSPLDGPPRSPTFSNSTKRESVYPSNAPTIAETSDLSEPQQTVPDPILRSASPPAPNFSVPSFSKRFTARMGQGQIQQVPRFPSTRRDETDPDEANPISAFPSPPQSPIKSISSVAMSESHEQVVPFRDSPQRRSLRISNSEDSLGDSRNLDPKLQHASRISKITGATSTASQSSRPPSIIEHEPARSQIPQSPPEAGYQASRREQQRHRVSVFPTVTPNRPSTGPMLRRKSMPGLSVGPPALPPPDCPLPKIPSPIEPSLPEIAEQFPDPRVCISPPPSKGSRLRRKSLASAAPRPAHMPLPPATQSLGSRHPRTVNGI, from the coding sequence ATGACAGTGAACACCGAGCCTCCTAAATCATCGGTCAGCGAGCGCAGAGGTCAAACCCTAGCCCCGTTACAAACCAACTTCAGCCGCCCCAGCGCCCGGCCGACTGTGGTCGCAACTCGTCCTAATCGGCCACGACCGGAGTACCAGAATGATGGCGAGGCAGGCGAGCGTGTTCCATTGCAGACCCCGGTAAAGCGACAGTCCTCTAAATCCGGCCTGCGTAGCATCTTCAGCCGTGAGAAACTACCCCACAAAGAGAGCACCGACTCCAAGCTCTCTGAAATCGAGGAAAGGCAGGATCCTGCGGCACAGGCTGCCCCAGATCTCGCTGTGCCTATTTCACCAACGCTAGCTACACCTAAAACAGCGTTTTCTACTCCGACAGTTATGACTTCGCCGATAGTGGACCCTCATCGGTCCAAGGCCTCAAAGTCTCGCCAGAAAACTAGCGAGGACAAGCCAGCGGCGGGTGAGATAGGCTGGAAACCTCCACCGCTTTTCCAGGCCTACCCACAGGCAATTAAACATGATAATCTCCCGACCCCTTCTCTATCTGCGGAATCCATTTTGCGCATCCAGGCCACAACTTCTGCGAAACAAAGCAGCACTCAGAACGAATCACCTCAGGCAGAGAATCCAGCGGCCCggaagaaggaggccaaagagaagaaaaagcacatGCGCTCCTTGTCTGAGACTATCGGCAAGAGTGACTGGTCGCCGAAGATCTATGTGTTGGTAACAACCGGCTATATCTTGCAGTACGCTGGTAGCGGAAAGTATGATCGGCTcccggagaagatgttgcAGCTAGGTCCCAAATCTGTAGCATTTGCGAGCGATGCGATCCCGGGGAAGCATTGGGTTTTGCAAATTTCTCAAATAAACGATGAAAATAACGCTACCTCAACCGACACGCACCGCCATCTATTCTCCCGCTTTGGTTTCCACCGTTCCCATGCTAGGCGTTTAACACGgagtcttcttctggtttttAACACCCCGGAAGAAATGAGTTCGTGGCTTCTAGCTGTCAGAGCTCAAATCGAAGCGCGTGGAGGGAAGAAGTATGTCTCAGAGAGAGCGGTTGACGACGACACGGAGCATCAACTGGAGTCTAAACCCAGCACCCGACAGTTGGTAAAGAAAGACCCGAACCGTTTCTCGCAAGCGTATCTACATCCTCAACCAGTgattggtgttgatgataaaGAGTTCAGTGATCAATCTCGCCGAAGCTCATATATCTCATACAATCGACGGTCAATAGTTACTCAGGCTACTCCCGAGTCGCGCTCCGAATCAATGTCCACGACCCAAACGGAGGTAACTTCGCCAGTCAGTGGCCAGACACGTTTCTACTCTATGGGAATGAAGCCTGAAGCAAATGGGGCTAGCTCACCTCCGAATGGCAGCGCTATCTCGACGGTTCTATCTCCGCTAGATGGCCCGCCCAGAAGCCCAACGTTCTCGAACTCTACGAAGCGAGAGTCTGTGTACCCTTCGAATGCGCCAACAATAGCAGAAACCTCGGACCTTTCTGAGCCCCAGCAAACAGTGCCTGATCCCATCTTGCGGAGCGCTTCCCCCCCAGCTCCGAACTTCAGTGTTCCCTCTTTCAGCAAGAGATTTACGGCGAGAATGGGGCAAGGTCAGATACAGCAGGTTCCTCGGTTTCCCTCCACTCGCAGAGACGAAACAGACCCAGATGAGGCCAATCCTATCTCTGCATTCCCGTCTCCACCGCAGTCTCCGATCAAGAGCATCAGCAGCGTCGCAATGAGCGAATCGCATGAACAAGTTGTACCTTTCCGTGATTCCCCGCAGAGGAGGTCTTTACGCATATCCAATTCTGAAGATTCGCTCGGAGATTCTAGAAATTTGGACCCAAAACTGCAGCATGCTTCGCGCATTTCGAAGATCACCGGCGCAACATCAACTGCTTCGCAATCCTCGCGACCACCTAGCATTATCGAGCATGAGCCTGCCCGTTCACAAATCCCACAATCACCCCCGGAGGCTGGTTATCAAGCATCTCGTCGGGAACAGCAACGCCACAGAGTTTCTGTTTTCCCCACAGTCACACCAAATCGTCCTTCGACTGGACCCATGCTGCGTCGCAAGAGTATGCCTGGACTTTCAGTTGGACCGCCAGCATTACCTCCTCCTGACTGCCCTTTACCAAAaattccttctccaatcGAGCCATCGCTTCCTGAAATAGCCGAGCAATTTCCGGACCCGCGTGTGTGCATATCACCGCCACCATCCAAAGGCAGCCGACTGCGTCGGAAAAGCCTGGCCAGTGCCGCACCTCGTCCTGCTCACATGCCTCTTCCACCGGCAACCCAGAGTCTTGGTTCTCGTCATCCACGAACCGTCAATGGCATATAA